In Solanum pennellii chromosome 7, SPENNV200, the following are encoded in one genomic region:
- the LOC107025422 gene encoding uncharacterized protein LOC107025422: MKQKIVIRLSLNGNEQKYRTKAFKIAVSQSGVESAAITGDGKNQLEVVGEVDAATLTSLLRKNLGKADLVSVGPAGGGPAAAATAPAVAAAAMVQSQPGSYYYAYPSYQYPVYQVTDSYGESNCSIM, translated from the exons atgaag CAAAAGATTGTTATTAGACTATCTTTGAATGGAAATGAACAGAAATATCGAACCAAGGCCTTTAAAATTGCTGTTTCTCAATCAG gtgtgGAGTCAGCAGCTATAACAGGGGACGGAAAAAATCAACTCGAAGTTGTGGGAGAAGTAGATGCTGCGACTCTAACGAGCTTATTGAGGAAGAATTTGGGTAAGGCGGATTTGGTTAGCGTAGGCCCGGCTGGTGGTGGCCCTGCAGCTGCAGCTACAGCTCCAGCCGTAGCTGCAGCTGCGATGGTTCAATCGCAACCGGGCTCATACTATTATGCCTATCCGTCTTATCAATACCCAGTTTACCAAGTTACAGATTCCTATGGTGAATCCAATTGTTCCATTATGTGA